The following are encoded in a window of Gossypium raimondii isolate GPD5lz chromosome 13, ASM2569854v1, whole genome shotgun sequence genomic DNA:
- the LOC105784264 gene encoding uncharacterized protein LOC105784264 isoform X3, which yields MDDYNCKRSGQIPAFGDWDHANELPITQYFESAREAGLIRFSSSTAKPKPYLTDDLKTKHPRDHVPVRKQVSRVREKREGSGGGGPLVTEEKKAGRVGGVTDPPRKLHYQYHHRHPHHHVPNNINDCSKQHGNDVVPHKRLPVDEDLYKITPEILHSSKPRLALNTTCYEQGRWLDKVFDK from the exons ATGGAT GATTATAATTGCAAGAGAAGTGGGCAGATTCCAGCATTTGGAGACTGGGATCATGCAAATGAACTGCCCATAACTCAGTACTTTGAATCTGCTCGAGAAGCTGGTTTGATTCGTTTCAGCTCTTCAACAGCAAAACCCAAACCTTATCTTACTGATGATTTGAAAACCAAACATCCTCGTGATCATGTTCCAGTTAGAAAG caGGTAAGTAGAgtgagagaaaagagagaaggcAGCGGCGGAGGAGGACCGCTCGTTACGGAGGAAAAGAAGGCAGGGAGAGTTGGTGGCGTGACTGACCCGCCAAGGAAACTCCACTATCAATATCATCATCGACATCCCCACCACCATGTGCCTAACAATATTAATGATTGCAGTAAGCAGCATGGAAACGATGTCGTTCCTCATAAAAGATTGCCTGTTGATGAAGATCTCTACAAAATTACCCCTGAAATCCTCCATTCTTCCAAGCCT CGATTGGCTCTGAATACCACCTGTTACGAACAAGGCCGTTGGCTGGACAAGGTGTTCGATAAGTAA